A window of the Miscanthus floridulus cultivar M001 chromosome 14, ASM1932011v1, whole genome shotgun sequence genome harbors these coding sequences:
- the LOC136505628 gene encoding probable staphylococcal-like nuclease CAN2 isoform X1 has translation MGNILRCLTGGDNHGDDHYRPHYHPTSEPGIVLQGGWGSPPRFQPDHHQLCPHGGVASLVQDLLNFESTSMVPEALRNNVTSSKKAQVKWYRNILEAYKNSSPPPKTPAEAARLVAAALSRIQRADLEGILAFYNLPIPSFSSASTSSDHQPSSLPEGIQFVLNTLPVHNKCIGDGDGFTAYVDTADPRESANVPLEVHEMVIERTQARIDRDYQTADALLRSLNEAGYKIITILGEEILAKKYRIRMRGIDAPELKMASGKESRNALVKLIGGKRVTIYVYGQDQFGRYVGDIYRDNVFIQEQMLKSGHVWHFKTYDKRPEFAQWEREARAAHRGLFASENPEKPWDWRRDQRNANIPVY, from the exons ATGGGAAACATCCTCAGGTGCTTAACGGGGGGAGacaaccatggtgatgatcactATCGTCCCCACTATCATCCAACCTCCGAGCCTGGCATCGTACTACAGGGCGGCTGGGGCTCTCCGCCTCGTTTCCAGCCTGATCATCACCAGCTATGTCCCCATGGCGGCGTCGCCTCCTTGGTTCAGGACCTCCTCAACTTCGAATCCACATCCATG GTACCTGAAGCGCTCAGAAATAATGTTACATCGTCCAAGAAAGCCCAGGTTAAATG GTACCGGAATATTTTGGAGGCATATAAGAACTCCAGTCCCCCACCAAAAACACCAGCCGAGGCCGCCCGACTAGTTGCAGCTGCTCTAAGCAGGATTCAGAGAGCTGATTTGGAG GGTATTCTTGCATTTTACAACCTCCCGATCCCATCATTCTCTTCAGCATCAACATCCTCGGACCACCAACCATCCTCACTACCAGAGGGCATACAGTTTGTGCTGAACACTTTGCCG GTTCACAACAAGTGCATTGGAGATGGCGATGGATTTACTGCCTATGTTGACACAGCAGACCCGAGGGAGTCTGCGAATGTGCCACTAGAAGTCCATGAGATGGTGATTGAAAGGACTCAAGCACGCATTGATAGGGATTACCAGACGGCCGATGCACTTCTTAGGAGCCTCAATGAAGCAGGATATAA GATAATAACCATTTTAGGAGAAGAGATACTTGCAAAGAAATACAGAATCAGAATGAG GGGCATCGATGCACCAGAGCTTAAAATGGCTAGTGGGAAGGAATCGAGGAATGCATTGGTGAAGCTAATTGGAGGGAAAAGGGTCACAATTTACGTGTATGGACAGGACCAGTTTGGGCGTTATGTGGGTGACATATATCGTGATAATGTGTTCATCCAG GAGCAAATGCTAAAGAGTGGTCATGTATGGCATTTCAAGACTTACGATAAGCGCCCAGAGTTTGCGCAG TGGGAGAGAGAGGCAAGAGCTGCACATCGAGGGCTTTTTGCATCAGAGAACCCTGAGAAGCCATGGGACTGGAGAAGAGACCAGCGCAATGCAAACATTCCAGTCTACTGA
- the LOC136505628 gene encoding probable staphylococcal-like nuclease CAN2 isoform X2 — protein sequence MGNILRCLTGGDNHGDDHYRPHYHPTSEPGIVLQGGWGSPPRFQPDHHQLCPHGGVASLVQDLLNFESTSMVPEALRNNVTSSKKAQVKWYRNILEAYKNSSPPPKTPAEAARLVAAALSRIQRADLEGILAFYNLPIPSFSSASTSSDHQPSSLPEGIQFVLNTLPVHNKCIGDGDGFTAYVDTADPRESANVPLEVHEMVIERTQARIDRDYQTADALLRSLNEAGYKGIDAPELKMASGKESRNALVKLIGGKRVTIYVYGQDQFGRYVGDIYRDNVFIQEQMLKSGHVWHFKTYDKRPEFAQWEREARAAHRGLFASENPEKPWDWRRDQRNANIPVY from the exons ATGGGAAACATCCTCAGGTGCTTAACGGGGGGAGacaaccatggtgatgatcactATCGTCCCCACTATCATCCAACCTCCGAGCCTGGCATCGTACTACAGGGCGGCTGGGGCTCTCCGCCTCGTTTCCAGCCTGATCATCACCAGCTATGTCCCCATGGCGGCGTCGCCTCCTTGGTTCAGGACCTCCTCAACTTCGAATCCACATCCATG GTACCTGAAGCGCTCAGAAATAATGTTACATCGTCCAAGAAAGCCCAGGTTAAATG GTACCGGAATATTTTGGAGGCATATAAGAACTCCAGTCCCCCACCAAAAACACCAGCCGAGGCCGCCCGACTAGTTGCAGCTGCTCTAAGCAGGATTCAGAGAGCTGATTTGGAG GGTATTCTTGCATTTTACAACCTCCCGATCCCATCATTCTCTTCAGCATCAACATCCTCGGACCACCAACCATCCTCACTACCAGAGGGCATACAGTTTGTGCTGAACACTTTGCCG GTTCACAACAAGTGCATTGGAGATGGCGATGGATTTACTGCCTATGTTGACACAGCAGACCCGAGGGAGTCTGCGAATGTGCCACTAGAAGTCCATGAGATGGTGATTGAAAGGACTCAAGCACGCATTGATAGGGATTACCAGACGGCCGATGCACTTCTTAGGAGCCTCAATGAAGCAGGATATAA GGGCATCGATGCACCAGAGCTTAAAATGGCTAGTGGGAAGGAATCGAGGAATGCATTGGTGAAGCTAATTGGAGGGAAAAGGGTCACAATTTACGTGTATGGACAGGACCAGTTTGGGCGTTATGTGGGTGACATATATCGTGATAATGTGTTCATCCAG GAGCAAATGCTAAAGAGTGGTCATGTATGGCATTTCAAGACTTACGATAAGCGCCCAGAGTTTGCGCAG TGGGAGAGAGAGGCAAGAGCTGCACATCGAGGGCTTTTTGCATCAGAGAACCCTGAGAAGCCATGGGACTGGAGAAGAGACCAGCGCAATGCAAACATTCCAGTCTACTGA
- the LOC136505020 gene encoding probable protein phosphatase 2C 73 encodes MGICCSKAAAGELDDDEGLGFPWMHDDLFHSHLWASAGVSVHTKQGWKGANQDAMTVSQDFAGHKSHIFCGVFDGHGPLGREVARHVRDTLPVKLASALKPKTGDEDSSSDTLKLKPQEDDSNSNSKLKPEEDDSSSNLKLKPEEDESSSNLKLKPEEDDSSNSLKLRTEEDPSSNTDLDSFDKSDSSSSSDDTSDESQLLSTWKNIFVKTFEQVDEELRQHSEIDCICSGTTAVAAVRQGNHLIVANLGDSRAVLCTRDSKDRLIPVQLTTDLKPDLPSELARILNCNGRVFAMDDEPDVPRMWLPDQDAPGLAMARAFGDFCLKNHGLICTPEVYCRKLSEKDEFLVLATDGIWDVLSNKEVVKLVSSASDPSKAARQLIDRAVRAWRRKYPTSMVDDCAVVCLYLNQRSSPGPDENLGVPGTGGDVKPLAVPFTGSSFRRALSNGGGGEASSEEGTVVWRALERVARANSVIRLPRMGRVLSWRRRSSSLDEDDGEERD; translated from the exons ATGGGGATCTGCTGCAGCAAGGCGGCAGCAGGGGAGCTGGACGACGACGAGGGCTTGGGCTTCCCATGGATGCACGACGACCTGTTCCACAGCCACCTGTGGGCCAGCGCCGGCGTCTCCGTGCACACCAAGCAGGGATGGAAGGGCGCCAACCAGGACGCCATGACCGTCTCCCAG GACTTTGCTGGCCACAAAAGCCACATCTTCTGCGGAGTGTTTGACGGCCATGGCCCTCTTGGCCGGGAAGTCGCTCGCCATGTCCGCGACACCCTTCCAGTGAAACTAGCCTCTGCTTTGAAACCGAAAACTGGAGATGAAGATTCATCAAGCGATACTTTGAAGCTTAAACCTCAAGAAGATGATTCAAACAGTAATTCGAAGCTCAAACCTGAAGAAGATGATTCAAGCAGTAATTTGAAGCTCAAacctgaagaagatgaatcaagcAGTAATTTGAAGCTCAAACCTGAagaagatgactcaagcaatagtTTGAAGCTCAGAACTGAAGAAGATCCCTCAAGCAACACGGATTTGGATTCCTTTGACAAGTCAGATAGCAGCTCGTCCAGTGATGACACGAGCGATGAGAGCCAGCTGTTGTCCACTTGGAAGAACATATTCGTGAAGACATTTGAGCAGGTGGATGAGGAGCTTAGGCAACATTCAGAAATTGACTGCATTTGTAGCGGCACAACTGCAGTCGCCGCTGTTAGACAG GGTAATCACTTGATCGTTGCCAATTTGGGAGATTCACGCGCTGTCCTTTGCACCCGGGACAGCAAGGACCGTCTGATCCCAGTCCAGCTGACCACTGACTTGAAACCAGATCTTCCAA GCGAGCTCGCAAGGATTCTGAACTGCAACGGAAGAGTGTTTGCCATGGACGACGAGCCAGACGTGCCTAGGATGTGGCTGCCGGATCAGGATGCGCCCGGCCTTGCCATGGCAAGGGCATTCGGGGACTTCTGCCTGAAGAACCATGGCCTTATCTGCACACCTGAAGTCTACTGCAGGAAACTGTCTGAGAAAGATGAGTTCCTGGTGCTTGCTACTGACGGG ATTTGGGACGTGTTGTCGAACAAGGAGGTGGTCAAGCTGGTGTCATCTGCCAGCGACCCATCCAAGGCGGCGAGGCAGCTGATCGACCGGGCGGTACGAGCGTGGCGGCGCAAGTACCCGACGTCCATGGTGGACGACTGCGCCGTCGTGTGCCTCTACCTGAACCAGCGGTCCTCTCCTGGTCCTGACGAGAACCTCGGAGTCCCAGGCACAGGAGGGGACGTGAAGCCGCTGGCCGTGCCGTTCACGGGCAGCAGCTTCCGCAGGGCTCTGAgtaacggcggcggcggcgaggcgtcgTCAGAGGAGGGGACGGTGGTGTGGAGGGCGCTGGAGAGGGTGGCGCGGGCCAACTCCGTGATCAGGCTGCCGCGCATGGGGCGCGTGCTGAGCTGGCGGAGGCGGTCGAGCTCGCTGgacgaagacgacggcgaggagcGGGATTGA
- the LOC136505019 gene encoding F-box/LRR-repeat protein 3-like isoform X2: MAAAASHQQQHRHPKRRRLALSLSLSSPSPAPDAALPLDTLADELLFLVLDRVAQADPRALKSFALASRACHAAESRHRRTLRPLRADLLPAALARYPCATRLDLSLCARVPDAALASALVSGPSSSCPSALRAVDLSRSRGFGAAGVAALAPSCPGLADLDLSNGVDLGDAAAAEVARAKGLRRLSLARWKPLTDMGVGCVAVECAELRELSLKWCLGVSDLRIQLLALKCRKLTRLDLSYTMITKDSFPAIMKLPNLQQLTLVGCIGIDDDALGSLDKECSKSLQVLDMSQCQNITDVGVSSMLKSVPNLLELDLSYCCPVTPSMVRSLQKIPKLRTLKLEGCKFMTDGLKAIGTSCVSLRELSLSKCSGVTDTELSFAVSRLKNLLKLDITCCRNITDVSLAALTSSCTSLISLRMESCSRVSSGALQLIGKHCSHLEELDLTDSDLDDEGLKALARCSELLGLKIGICLKISDEGLTHIGRCGGLSDDGIIQIAQGCPMLESINLSYCTEITDRSLISLSKCAKLNTLEIRGCPRVSSIGLSEIAMGCRLLSKLDIKKCFEINDVGMLYLSQFSHSLRQINLSYCSVTDIGLLSLSSISGLQNMTIVHLVGITPNGLTATLMVCGCLTKVKLHEAFKSMMPAHMIKNVEARGCVFQWIDKPFKIEVEPCDVWKQQSQDVLVR, encoded by the exons ATGGCCGCGGCGGCATCCCACCAGCAGCAGCACCGGCACCCCAAGCGCCGCcgcctcgccctctccctctccctctcctccccatCCCCCGCCCCCGACGCCGCGCTGCCGCTCGACACGCTAGCCGACGAGCTGCTCTTCCTGGTCCTGGACCGCGTGGCCCAGGCCGACCCGCGGGCGCTCAAGTCCTTCGCTTTGGCCTCCCGCGCCTGCCACGCCGCGGAGTCCCGGCACCGCCGGACGCTCCGCCCGCTCCGCGCGGACCTCCTGCCCGCCGCGCTGGCGCGGTACCCGTGCGCCACCCGCCTCGATCTCTCCCTCTGCGCGCGCGTCCCCGACGCCGCCCTCGCCTCCGCCCTCGTCTCCGGACCCTCCTCCTCCTGCCCGTCCGCGCTCCGCGCCGTCGACCTCTCCCGCTCCCGCGGGTTCGGCGCCGCGGGCGTGGCCGCGCTCGCCCCGTCGTGCCCGGGCCTCGCCGACCTCGACCTCTCCAACGGGGTCGACCTCGGGGACGCCGCCGCGGCCGAGGTCGCGCGGGCGAAGGGCCTACGGAGGCTCTCGCTGGCAAGGTGGAAGCCGCTCACCGACATGGGCGTCGGGTGCGTCGCCGTCGAGTGCGCGGAGCTGAGGGAGCTCTCGCTCAAGTGGTGCCTTGGGGTCTCGGATCTGAGGATCCAGCTCCTGGCCCTCAAGTGCCGGAAGCTCACCAGACTGGATCTCTCCTACACCATG ATCACAAAGGATAGTTTTCCTGCCATCATGAAGCTACCCAATCTTCAACAGTTGACACTGGTGGGGTGTATTGGAATTGATGATGATGCTCTTGGTAGTCTTGACAAAGAATGCAGTAAATCACTACAG GTGCTTGATATGTCTCAGTGTCAGAACATCACTGACGTGGGAGTTTCATCCATGCTGAAGTCGGTACCCAATCTATTGGAACTGGATCTTTCATACTGCTGTCCT gTTACTCCTTCTATGGTGAGAAGCTTACAAAAGATTCCTAAACTGCGGACCCTGAAGCTGGAAGGCTGCAAATTCATGACTGATGGACTAAAAGCTATTGGAACCTCTTGTGTTTCTTTAAGGGAGTTAAGCTTGAGCAAGTGCTCTGGAGTGACGGATACAGAACTGTCTTTTGCCGTGTCAAGGCTAAAGAACCTGCTGAAGCTGGACATTACTTGTTGTCGCAATATCACTGATGTTTCACTAGCGGCCCTAACTAGTTCATGCACTTCCCTCATCTCTCTGAGGATGGAGTCTTGTAGCCGTGTTTCCAGTGGAGCACTCCAACTGATCGGGAAGCACTGTTCTCACTTGGAAGAGTTGGACCTTACTGACAGTGATTTGGATGACGAAG GATTGAAAGCTCTTGCTAGATGCAGCGAACTTTTGGGTCTAAAAATTGGCATTTGCTTGAAGATAAGCGATGAAGGTCTTACTCACATTGGAAG GTGTGGAGGCCTTAGCGATGATGGAATTATTCAAATTGCGCAGGGTTGTCCGATGCTAGAGTCTATCAATCTATCCTACTGTACAGAAATAACAGATCGTTCACTGATTTCACTCTCAAAATGCGCAAAGCTGAATACTCTGGAGATTCGTGGCTGCCCCAGGGTTTCATCCATTGGGCTCTCAGAAATAGCAATGGGGTGCAGGCTACTTTccaagcttgatattaagaaatgCTTCGAGATCAATGATGTTGGAATGCTTTACCTTTCCCAGTTCTCTCATAGCCTCCGTCAG ATAAACTTGTCGTATTGTTCAGTCACCGATATTGGGCTTCTTTCCCTTTCTAGCATATCCGGTTTGCAGAACATGACCATCGTCCATTTAGTGGGTATAACGCCCAATGGCTTGACGGCTACTCTTATGGTTTGTGGTTGTTTGACAAAAGTGAAGCTTCATGAAGCATTCAAATCCATGATGCCTGCTCATATGATAAAAAATGTTGAGGCACGCGGCTGTGTTTTCCAGTGGATCGATAAACCATTCAAG ATTGAGGTGGAACCTTGTGATGTATGGAAGCAACAGTCACAGGATGTGCTTGTACGGTGA
- the LOC136505019 gene encoding F-box/LRR-repeat protein 3-like isoform X1: MAAAASHQQQHRHPKRRRLALSLSLSSPSPAPDAALPLDTLADELLFLVLDRVAQADPRALKSFALASRACHAAESRHRRTLRPLRADLLPAALARYPCATRLDLSLCARVPDAALASALVSGPSSSCPSALRAVDLSRSRGFGAAGVAALAPSCPGLADLDLSNGVDLGDAAAAEVARAKGLRRLSLARWKPLTDMGVGCVAVECAELRELSLKWCLGVSDLRIQLLALKCRKLTRLDLSYTMITKDSFPAIMKLPNLQQLTLVGCIGIDDDALGSLDKECSKSLQVLDMSQCQNITDVGVSSMLKSVPNLLELDLSYCCPVTPSMVRSLQKIPKLRTLKLEGCKFMTDGLKAIGTSCVSLRELSLSKCSGVTDTELSFAVSRLKNLLKLDITCCRNITDVSLAALTSSCTSLISLRMESCSRVSSGALQLIGKHCSHLEELDLTDSDLDDEGLKALARCSELLGLKIGICLKISDEGLTHIGRSCPKLRNIDLYRCGGLSDDGIIQIAQGCPMLESINLSYCTEITDRSLISLSKCAKLNTLEIRGCPRVSSIGLSEIAMGCRLLSKLDIKKCFEINDVGMLYLSQFSHSLRQINLSYCSVTDIGLLSLSSISGLQNMTIVHLVGITPNGLTATLMVCGCLTKVKLHEAFKSMMPAHMIKNVEARGCVFQWIDKPFKIEVEPCDVWKQQSQDVLVR, encoded by the exons ATGGCCGCGGCGGCATCCCACCAGCAGCAGCACCGGCACCCCAAGCGCCGCcgcctcgccctctccctctccctctcctccccatCCCCCGCCCCCGACGCCGCGCTGCCGCTCGACACGCTAGCCGACGAGCTGCTCTTCCTGGTCCTGGACCGCGTGGCCCAGGCCGACCCGCGGGCGCTCAAGTCCTTCGCTTTGGCCTCCCGCGCCTGCCACGCCGCGGAGTCCCGGCACCGCCGGACGCTCCGCCCGCTCCGCGCGGACCTCCTGCCCGCCGCGCTGGCGCGGTACCCGTGCGCCACCCGCCTCGATCTCTCCCTCTGCGCGCGCGTCCCCGACGCCGCCCTCGCCTCCGCCCTCGTCTCCGGACCCTCCTCCTCCTGCCCGTCCGCGCTCCGCGCCGTCGACCTCTCCCGCTCCCGCGGGTTCGGCGCCGCGGGCGTGGCCGCGCTCGCCCCGTCGTGCCCGGGCCTCGCCGACCTCGACCTCTCCAACGGGGTCGACCTCGGGGACGCCGCCGCGGCCGAGGTCGCGCGGGCGAAGGGCCTACGGAGGCTCTCGCTGGCAAGGTGGAAGCCGCTCACCGACATGGGCGTCGGGTGCGTCGCCGTCGAGTGCGCGGAGCTGAGGGAGCTCTCGCTCAAGTGGTGCCTTGGGGTCTCGGATCTGAGGATCCAGCTCCTGGCCCTCAAGTGCCGGAAGCTCACCAGACTGGATCTCTCCTACACCATG ATCACAAAGGATAGTTTTCCTGCCATCATGAAGCTACCCAATCTTCAACAGTTGACACTGGTGGGGTGTATTGGAATTGATGATGATGCTCTTGGTAGTCTTGACAAAGAATGCAGTAAATCACTACAG GTGCTTGATATGTCTCAGTGTCAGAACATCACTGACGTGGGAGTTTCATCCATGCTGAAGTCGGTACCCAATCTATTGGAACTGGATCTTTCATACTGCTGTCCT gTTACTCCTTCTATGGTGAGAAGCTTACAAAAGATTCCTAAACTGCGGACCCTGAAGCTGGAAGGCTGCAAATTCATGACTGATGGACTAAAAGCTATTGGAACCTCTTGTGTTTCTTTAAGGGAGTTAAGCTTGAGCAAGTGCTCTGGAGTGACGGATACAGAACTGTCTTTTGCCGTGTCAAGGCTAAAGAACCTGCTGAAGCTGGACATTACTTGTTGTCGCAATATCACTGATGTTTCACTAGCGGCCCTAACTAGTTCATGCACTTCCCTCATCTCTCTGAGGATGGAGTCTTGTAGCCGTGTTTCCAGTGGAGCACTCCAACTGATCGGGAAGCACTGTTCTCACTTGGAAGAGTTGGACCTTACTGACAGTGATTTGGATGACGAAG GATTGAAAGCTCTTGCTAGATGCAGCGAACTTTTGGGTCTAAAAATTGGCATTTGCTTGAAGATAAGCGATGAAGGTCTTACTCACATTGGAAGGTCTTGCCCAAAACTCCGCAACATTGATCTGTACAG GTGTGGAGGCCTTAGCGATGATGGAATTATTCAAATTGCGCAGGGTTGTCCGATGCTAGAGTCTATCAATCTATCCTACTGTACAGAAATAACAGATCGTTCACTGATTTCACTCTCAAAATGCGCAAAGCTGAATACTCTGGAGATTCGTGGCTGCCCCAGGGTTTCATCCATTGGGCTCTCAGAAATAGCAATGGGGTGCAGGCTACTTTccaagcttgatattaagaaatgCTTCGAGATCAATGATGTTGGAATGCTTTACCTTTCCCAGTTCTCTCATAGCCTCCGTCAG ATAAACTTGTCGTATTGTTCAGTCACCGATATTGGGCTTCTTTCCCTTTCTAGCATATCCGGTTTGCAGAACATGACCATCGTCCATTTAGTGGGTATAACGCCCAATGGCTTGACGGCTACTCTTATGGTTTGTGGTTGTTTGACAAAAGTGAAGCTTCATGAAGCATTCAAATCCATGATGCCTGCTCATATGATAAAAAATGTTGAGGCACGCGGCTGTGTTTTCCAGTGGATCGATAAACCATTCAAG ATTGAGGTGGAACCTTGTGATGTATGGAAGCAACAGTCACAGGATGTGCTTGTACGGTGA